From the Roseiconus lacunae genome, one window contains:
- a CDS encoding DUF1501 domain-containing protein: MSFLSSRRQSLQSEATAEQLQLDTRRQFLRSCATGLGATWMAQQQLSQQQALASGQGGGFHLPTARAKRVIFLHMIGAPSQLELFDYKPELQRFDGQDCPQEFLENGQFAFIQGTPKLLGPIYDFKQYGESGAWVSEQLPHFQKVVDKVCFVKTMQTDQFNHGPAQLMVQCGQARIGYPSIGSWVTWGLGSENEDLPGFIVLLSGGRQPRVGKALWGSGFLPSVYQGVQCRSKGDPVLNVSNPDGVSRDEREATLKALDRLNAINHQAFGDPETLTRMKQYELAFRMQVAVPDAMDLSQESAAIHEEYGVEPGKESFANNCLLARRLAERGVRYIQLYDWGWDTHGSNASEALEKGFVNKCRQVDRPMTALLNDLERRGMLEDTLVVWGGEFGRTSMAENRGGVKAPFKGRDHNPNAFTFWMAGAGVNVGTTYGETDELGYQVAHSPVQLRDFHATMQHLLGIDHNKLVYPFQGLDQKLVGVKPARVIEELLA; this comes from the coding sequence ATGAGTTTTCTTTCCAGTCGCCGTCAGTCGCTCCAATCCGAAGCGACGGCCGAACAATTGCAGCTCGATACCCGGCGTCAGTTCTTGCGTTCCTGCGCGACCGGCCTGGGCGCCACCTGGATGGCCCAACAGCAGCTGTCCCAGCAGCAAGCCTTGGCGTCAGGTCAGGGAGGCGGGTTTCATCTACCGACAGCGAGAGCCAAGCGAGTCATCTTCTTGCACATGATTGGTGCGCCCAGCCAGCTCGAACTGTTTGACTACAAACCAGAGTTACAGCGTTTCGACGGTCAGGATTGCCCGCAAGAGTTTCTCGAAAACGGTCAATTCGCGTTCATCCAGGGGACCCCGAAGCTGCTCGGACCGATCTACGACTTTAAACAGTACGGCGAAAGCGGTGCCTGGGTCTCCGAACAATTACCGCACTTCCAAAAGGTCGTCGATAAAGTTTGCTTTGTCAAAACGATGCAAACCGACCAGTTCAATCACGGCCCCGCCCAATTGATGGTCCAGTGCGGACAAGCCCGCATTGGTTACCCATCGATCGGTTCCTGGGTGACTTGGGGATTGGGCAGTGAAAACGAAGACTTGCCCGGTTTCATCGTGTTGCTCTCCGGAGGGCGTCAACCGCGTGTCGGGAAAGCTTTGTGGGGTAGCGGTTTCTTGCCCTCGGTTTATCAAGGCGTGCAGTGCCGATCGAAAGGCGACCCGGTGCTCAACGTTTCCAATCCTGATGGCGTCAGCCGTGACGAGCGGGAAGCGACATTGAAGGCTCTCGATCGTCTGAATGCGATCAACCATCAAGCCTTTGGTGATCCAGAAACGTTGACACGGATGAAGCAGTACGAGCTGGCGTTTCGTATGCAAGTTGCGGTCCCAGACGCGATGGATCTATCGCAAGAATCCGCGGCGATCCATGAAGAGTACGGCGTCGAACCGGGCAAAGAATCGTTCGCCAATAATTGTTTACTCGCACGGCGTCTGGCCGAACGCGGCGTCCGCTACATCCAGCTTTATGATTGGGGTTGGGATACCCACGGCAGTAACGCGAGCGAAGCATTAGAAAAAGGCTTCGTCAATAAGTGCCGCCAGGTCGACCGGCCGATGACCGCACTGCTCAATGATTTGGAACGTCGAGGGATGCTCGAAGACACACTCGTTGTTTGGGGTGGTGAATTCGGACGGACGTCAATGGCCGAGAACCGTGGCGGGGTGAAAGCTCCTTTTAAAGGTCGCGATCACAATCCCAACGCGTTCACGTTCTGGATGGCAGGGGCAGGCGTCAATGTCGGGACGACGTATGGTGAGACCGACGAACTGGGGTACCAGGTCGCGCACTCGCCGGTGCAATTGCGAGATTTTCACGCGACGATGCAACATTTGCTTGGCATCGATCACAACAAACTGGTGTACCCGTTCCAAGGCCTCGATCAAAAGCTGGTCGGCGTCAAACCGGCACGCGTTATCGAAGAGTTGCTCGCTTAA
- a CDS encoding ThuA domain-containing protein — translation MTLGRSRFVLALFASLAISALIPDASFAQNDSWETKKAQRFKPLSEAQKNAIRDAIPAPVVAPKQARRVLVFYRCDGFIHTSIPHANESVREMADKTGAFEADFADTYDVFSEENLAKYDAILLNNTTKMQFPTGAARDAFMDFVLAGKGLIGFHAASDNFNRHPDCLALIGGTFAGHPWGAGGKWAFKLDDPEHVLNAAFDGKGFWHSDEIYQYKPESYVGPNVLRILVSLDMTQDAVSSRIDDGPREVPVSWVRKAGEGRVFYTNFGHREDTFASPVIVKHMLDGIQFALGDLDADMIPTAEIESPKVALAPKR, via the coding sequence ATGACCCTCGGTCGCTCACGGTTTGTTCTTGCGTTATTCGCATCCCTTGCGATTTCTGCGTTGATTCCCGACGCGTCGTTCGCCCAGAACGATTCCTGGGAAACCAAAAAAGCACAGCGTTTCAAACCGCTTTCGGAGGCCCAGAAGAACGCGATCCGAGACGCCATCCCAGCCCCCGTGGTGGCCCCAAAACAAGCTCGACGCGTGCTGGTGTTTTACCGTTGTGACGGCTTTATCCACACGTCGATCCCACATGCAAATGAATCGGTGCGGGAAATGGCGGACAAGACCGGTGCGTTTGAGGCGGACTTTGCGGACACGTACGACGTGTTCTCCGAAGAAAACCTTGCCAAATACGATGCGATCCTACTGAACAACACGACCAAGATGCAGTTCCCGACGGGGGCTGCCCGAGATGCGTTCATGGATTTCGTCTTAGCGGGCAAGGGACTGATCGGTTTTCACGCGGCGAGCGATAATTTCAATCGCCACCCGGACTGCTTAGCACTGATCGGCGGCACGTTTGCCGGACACCCCTGGGGCGCTGGTGGGAAATGGGCGTTCAAGTTGGATGATCCCGAGCACGTGCTCAACGCCGCATTCGACGGCAAGGGCTTTTGGCATTCCGACGAGATCTACCAATACAAGCCCGAGTCATATGTGGGCCCGAACGTGCTGCGGATTCTGGTCAGTTTAGACATGACACAGGATGCCGTCTCGAGCCGGATCGACGACGGGCCTCGCGAAGTCCCCGTTTCCTGGGTTCGCAAAGCTGGCGAAGGTCGTGTGTTCTACACGAACTTTGGCCATCGTGAAGACACCTTTGCCAGTCCGGTGATCGTCAAACACATGCTCGACGGGATCCAGTTCGCCCTCGGTGACTTGGACGCAGACATGATTCCCACGGCGGAGATCGAATCACCCAAGGTCGCACTCGCCCCGAAACGATGA
- the larE gene encoding ATP-dependent sacrificial sulfur transferase LarE, with protein MIGKLPQTSDQLQRLVDWFANLDVVVAFSGGVDSSVVLAAALRNSSASVTAVTAVSPSVAQWQVEIAKRVAEELGVPHRLIPTGETDLPAYQANDRDRCFHCKSTLYATVFDRIEAEKKNAVQSANATDSATKRNWLIVSGTNADDLGDYRPGIAAGDAAGIRKPLAELQFGKSQVRQLAKELGLSNADLPASPCLASRIAYGVEVTVDRLKRVESAETLLHQHGFTICRVRLHEGELARIEVPADAIHRFCEPRLWGSITKQFREFGFQYVTLDLEGFQSGSLNRPLVSIGDSDRSPQRHQVKGIEPSLR; from the coding sequence ATGATCGGCAAGCTCCCCCAGACGAGCGACCAATTGCAGCGACTGGTCGATTGGTTTGCGAACCTGGACGTTGTCGTGGCGTTTTCCGGGGGGGTGGATAGCAGCGTCGTCTTGGCGGCGGCTTTGCGGAACTCATCTGCTTCGGTCACCGCGGTCACGGCGGTTTCGCCCAGCGTCGCCCAGTGGCAAGTCGAAATCGCCAAACGGGTTGCCGAGGAGCTCGGTGTTCCCCATCGCTTGATCCCAACCGGGGAGACGGATCTGCCCGCCTACCAAGCCAACGACCGTGACCGATGCTTTCATTGCAAGTCAACGCTTTACGCGACCGTCTTTGACCGGATCGAAGCGGAGAAAAAAAACGCGGTTCAATCCGCCAACGCGACGGATTCGGCGACAAAACGCAATTGGCTCATCGTGTCGGGGACCAACGCCGATGACTTGGGTGATTACCGGCCCGGGATCGCCGCCGGCGACGCCGCTGGGATCCGTAAACCCCTAGCTGAATTGCAGTTCGGAAAATCGCAAGTGCGTCAATTGGCAAAGGAATTGGGACTTTCCAATGCTGACCTACCCGCGTCACCCTGTTTGGCCAGTAGAATTGCGTACGGTGTCGAAGTGACGGTGGACCGCTTAAAACGCGTTGAGTCGGCAGAAACCCTGCTCCATCAGCATGGCTTTACCATCTGTCGTGTTCGATTGCACGAAGGCGAACTAGCCAGGATCGAAGTACCGGCGGATGCAATACACCGATTTTGCGAACCAAGGTTGTGGGGCTCCATTACGAAACAGTTCAGAGAATTCGGATTCCAATACGTGACGTTGGATCTGGAAGGTTTCCAAAGCGGAAGCCTGAATCGCCCCCTGGTTTCGATCGGGGACAGCGATCGTTCACCACAGCGACATCAAGTCAAAGGGATTGAACCGTCGCTACGGTAA
- a CDS encoding protein kinase domain-containing protein has translation MNESESSSNQSGETPTMALPTSIGGSLVGSHLATYLILSRLGRGGMAEVYAARDLNLDRDVAVKVLRPELSKDRDYIARFRREAKAAAKLNHTNIVQIYDVGEIDSRHYIAQELVQGQNLKEYLVRHGPLTPEQAIEVLYGVASALDAAAIEGITHRDIKPENVMWSKSGAVKVADFGLARLGNDNDGSRADLTQAGLTMGTPRYMSPEQVQGRPVDPRSDLYSLGVMMYHLLAGSPPFDADDPLALAFAHVNETPKPIDRVRGDKDVPEWLIAIILKLLRKDPADRFQSAAELLEAISGDDVDRPGHARRLIGAANATARLQRVADEQRRQSQQARRKMIAIAAMPLVFCGLGVLVASQIRQPGLSEYLAPDGVTQLDTVEEQFLEAVSKDKVAYWEAIAKFFPPSESSINRAYSAKAQLQLARWYVEHDQLRTADQVLGQLTSDPNVDRKYQLIAWARRVLVANQMPDAKLLDEAKLQFESLYAELMASNSDAIEMVDRLFSYREQAILGMSRDT, from the coding sequence ATGAATGAATCAGAGTCGTCATCGAACCAATCTGGGGAAACGCCAACGATGGCGTTGCCGACGTCGATAGGCGGAAGTTTGGTCGGTTCGCACTTGGCCACCTACTTGATCCTTAGTCGTCTCGGACGTGGCGGGATGGCCGAAGTCTACGCCGCACGCGATTTGAATCTCGATCGCGACGTCGCCGTCAAAGTTCTCCGTCCGGAGCTCTCCAAAGATCGCGACTACATCGCGCGCTTTCGCCGCGAGGCAAAGGCGGCCGCCAAACTCAATCACACCAACATTGTTCAAATCTACGACGTCGGTGAAATCGACTCGCGGCACTACATCGCTCAAGAACTCGTTCAAGGCCAGAATCTGAAAGAGTACTTGGTTCGCCACGGTCCGCTCACTCCCGAGCAAGCGATCGAAGTGCTCTACGGAGTCGCCTCGGCACTCGACGCCGCGGCGATCGAAGGCATCACGCATCGCGACATCAAGCCCGAGAATGTGATGTGGTCAAAAAGTGGTGCCGTCAAGGTCGCTGATTTCGGGTTGGCACGCCTTGGAAATGACAACGACGGCAGTCGCGCCGACCTGACGCAAGCTGGTTTGACGATGGGGACGCCACGGTACATGAGTCCCGAGCAGGTCCAAGGTCGGCCAGTCGACCCGCGCAGCGATTTGTACTCGCTCGGCGTGATGATGTATCACCTGCTCGCCGGTTCTCCGCCGTTTGATGCCGATGATCCGCTCGCGCTAGCGTTTGCCCATGTCAACGAAACTCCCAAACCGATCGATCGCGTCCGTGGCGACAAGGATGTTCCCGAATGGTTGATCGCGATCATCTTAAAACTGCTTCGCAAAGATCCTGCCGACCGCTTTCAATCAGCCGCCGAACTTCTCGAAGCGATCTCCGGTGATGATGTCGATCGCCCCGGTCATGCCCGACGCTTAATTGGCGCCGCGAATGCCACCGCGCGGCTGCAGCGGGTCGCCGACGAACAACGACGGCAATCGCAACAAGCACGCCGTAAAATGATCGCAATTGCCGCGATGCCGCTCGTCTTCTGTGGACTCGGTGTCCTCGTCGCATCACAAATTCGCCAACCAGGTTTGTCCGAATACTTGGCGCCCGATGGTGTCACCCAGTTGGACACCGTCGAAGAACAGTTTCTCGAAGCGGTTTCAAAAGATAAGGTCGCGTATTGGGAAGCGATCGCAAAATTCTTCCCCCCAAGCGAAAGCTCGATTAATCGGGCCTACTCGGCAAAGGCGCAACTGCAACTTGCCCGTTGGTATGTCGAGCATGACCAGTTGCGAACGGCTGACCAAGTACTCGGCCAATTGACCAGCGATCCCAACGTCGACCGGAAATATCAATTGATCGCGTGGGCCCGTCGCGTCCTGGTGGCGAACCAAATGCCGGACGCCAAATTACTCGACGAAGCGAAGTTGCAATTCGAATCGCTTTATGCCGAATTGATGGCCAGTAATTCCGACGCAATAGAAATGGTCGATCGACTTTTTAGCTATCGCGAACAAGCGATTCTGGGAATGAGCCGGGATACATAA
- a CDS encoding class I SAM-dependent methyltransferase: protein MPRNLPDSESNHYQLLDFGDGRKLERFGMRVLDRPSPAAEGLRRADRSLWRDADSVFDKSAKRWHHRRAWDAAFRLDCDGFVMPISPTPFGHVGVFPEQSPNWAWLRQNSLSSIDAARTPGSDSNSDPYPQGLNLFAYTGASTIAMAVSGLAVAHVDAAKPNVASAKIAAEANQLNNHPIRYLVDDAAKFVAREVRRGRRYQTIVMDPPAYGHSPRGKTWRLERDLWPLLDHSIELLDRCAFRLLITGHSPQVDAGDVVDYLRSNLPSQVGVGRGKLARAIQFDRLTIATPGGRRLDFGFFVRLAIDQDR from the coding sequence ATGCCTAGGAATTTGCCTGATTCGGAATCAAACCACTACCAATTGCTCGACTTTGGCGATGGGCGAAAGTTGGAACGCTTTGGGATGCGCGTTTTAGACCGACCTTCACCTGCCGCGGAAGGGTTGCGGCGCGCCGATCGATCGCTTTGGCGGGACGCTGATTCCGTGTTCGATAAATCTGCCAAGCGGTGGCATCATCGCCGAGCCTGGGACGCCGCGTTCCGACTGGATTGCGACGGCTTTGTCATGCCGATCAGTCCTACGCCGTTTGGGCATGTCGGCGTGTTCCCGGAACAATCGCCCAACTGGGCCTGGCTGAGGCAAAACTCGCTATCAAGCATCGACGCGGCCCGAACGCCCGGGAGTGACTCGAATTCTGATCCGTATCCACAAGGCTTGAACCTGTTTGCCTACACCGGTGCAAGTACGATTGCGATGGCGGTCAGCGGATTAGCCGTCGCCCATGTCGACGCCGCCAAGCCGAATGTTGCTTCCGCCAAGATCGCCGCAGAAGCAAATCAATTGAATAACCATCCGATACGCTACCTGGTCGACGACGCTGCAAAGTTTGTCGCCCGCGAAGTTCGTCGGGGGCGACGTTACCAAACGATTGTGATGGACCCACCCGCCTACGGGCACTCGCCGCGCGGAAAAACTTGGCGGCTGGAACGAGACCTCTGGCCATTGCTCGATCATTCCATCGAATTGCTCGATCGATGCGCATTTCGATTGTTGATCACTGGCCATTCACCTCAGGTCGATGCCGGTGACGTTGTCGATTACTTGCGGTCAAATTTGCCATCACAAGTTGGGGTCGGACGCGGTAAACTTGCACGGGCGATTCAGTTCGACCGGCTGACGATTGCGACACCCGGAGGGCGGCGACTCGACTTCGGTTTTTTTGTTCGTTTGGCGATCGATCAAGATCGTTGA
- a CDS encoding exonuclease domain-containing protein yields MPFRPNFTAIDFETANRRQDSACQLAAVVVREGEIVRERMWMIRPEPFFFSPININIHGIQPADVEFEPTFGDHWDDIRTFIGDDCVIAHNAMFDIGVLKACLEKHGRTIPTLPFSCTRLIARHAWPNRQRFGLKPLSSWLGIQFRHHDALEDSRACAKVLLAAGVSAGATSMSDLESQLRLSRGKLAEWGVKNAKRVDGRRPGNKKTKEKRRLPKGYASRSLRRSSVRPLRFPINPFDEQAMTEAQPGEPIATNESPAGYQVTGSNTIAEGLPPVESGIDWQRVAVRCEFIQPLRGRSVAIVGELRVMTKTRAIELTRRAGGILQSEPNESTQVIVVTADHSNDHRQRFSQAEVLSEADFLKRLGV; encoded by the coding sequence ATGCCATTTCGACCAAATTTTACCGCGATCGATTTTGAAACCGCCAATCGCCGCCAGGATAGCGCTTGCCAGTTGGCGGCCGTCGTGGTTCGCGAAGGCGAAATCGTGCGCGAGCGGATGTGGATGATCCGGCCGGAGCCGTTCTTTTTTTCGCCGATCAACATCAACATTCATGGCATTCAGCCAGCCGACGTCGAATTCGAACCGACCTTCGGCGATCATTGGGACGACATTCGCACGTTCATTGGCGATGATTGTGTGATCGCCCATAACGCGATGTTCGATATTGGGGTTCTGAAAGCTTGTTTGGAAAAGCACGGCCGTACGATTCCAACGTTGCCGTTTTCGTGTACCCGTTTGATCGCCCGTCATGCTTGGCCTAATCGACAACGATTCGGACTCAAGCCGCTTTCATCGTGGCTTGGCATTCAGTTTCGTCATCATGACGCATTAGAAGATTCACGAGCTTGCGCCAAAGTGCTCCTCGCGGCCGGTGTTTCCGCCGGTGCCACGTCGATGAGCGACCTTGAATCACAACTGCGACTGTCGCGGGGAAAACTGGCCGAGTGGGGTGTCAAGAACGCCAAACGCGTTGACGGTCGACGCCCAGGCAACAAGAAAACAAAGGAAAAACGTCGGCTTCCAAAAGGCTATGCGAGCCGGAGCTTGCGACGCAGTTCGGTGCGTCCGTTGCGATTCCCCATCAACCCATTCGACGAACAAGCGATGACCGAGGCGCAGCCGGGCGAACCGATTGCGACCAACGAGTCGCCGGCCGGCTATCAAGTAACCGGCTCAAACACGATCGCCGAAGGCTTGCCCCCTGTCGAGAGCGGCATCGACTGGCAACGTGTTGCGGTGCGTTGTGAATTTATTCAGCCGCTCCGCGGGCGCAGCGTAGCCATCGTCGGCGAGTTACGCGTCATGACGAAAACGCGAGCGATCGAGCTCACTCGGCGGGCCGGCGGGATACTCCAATCGGAACCGAACGAGTCGACTCAAGTGATTGTTGTCACCGCCGATCACTCGAATGATCATCGGCAACGATTCTCGCAAGCTGAAGTGTTAAGTGAAGCGGACTTTTTAAAACGGCTCGGCGTCTAA
- a CDS encoding PSD1 and planctomycete cytochrome C domain-containing protein, with amino-acid sequence MRKLANLLNIVVFHLLLDAPFLIKMQLKRTPPIGLTSLVIASVTVVWWMPDQAHSAETPATVTTETVDFNRDVRPILNEHCVACHGGVKQAGDVSFVYEESVSWVVEPGDSESSAMIERVLLDDDDDSRMPPPEHGRGLNEQEIATLRAWIDAGAKWGKHWSFEELIRQRLPKLDADEFSRVRLDRFVLEKMRDADLSPNPEADPVRWLRRVSLELTGLPPTPEEADAFQIRVDQNGDRAYAEAVDRLLSSPGYGQRWASIWLDIIRYADSRGLGLDSRRNIWQYRDWVIRAFNSDVPYDVFTIQQLAGDLLDEPSLDDLLATACHRTTQTNEEGGTDDETFRTEAVMDRVSTTWQTWMGLSFGCVQCHSHPYDPIEHDEYYKFLAFFNNTVDSDLGSDAPTYAFPNDIDDFDRAMKLDRQIEAVNNEIWHESEKALSKAGQWQSWSVESSTTNNSTKVENKTIDGHDGYATVGTVARSTKVTLTGQSPANQTITAIQFTGLPKNVERAKAHSEWGYLISHFEVNVLGDGDEKQSIKIAQVVSDEPNPIISPNDSLNPKTRNGAGPYSRIHYPRSTTFVLAEPLQIDEGKKLEIHLSFNGVETGAFPLVAHRGYVRLSGDEVWRGWLERTDQLRGEASELRGQRRRIRSTNTPVMAERSNQWARPSFIFDRGNQLTKTDEVTPATPAFLPELGNDEPSRLDLARWVVDQKNPLTARVAVNRIWSRVFGMGLVITEEDFGIAGERPSHPELLDDLAYRFQTEMNWSVKRLLREILTSATYRQSSAASEEKLAADVSNQWLARGPRTRLPAETIRDQALAISGLLSQTMYGPPVHPPIPNGIWNPFNAGDKWRTPEQSDPNRYRRTVYTYIKRTIPYPIMASFDAPSREFCTVRRVASNTPTQALMTLNDATFVEASAALAERMRRHEGALAEQIRHGFRLATCREPSAEELEALTTLSHEIASEKDPQALQSVATVLLNMDEVLCK; translated from the coding sequence ATGAGAAAACTCGCCAATTTATTGAATATCGTTGTCTTTCATTTGCTTTTGGACGCCCCCTTCTTAATCAAGATGCAGTTAAAGCGTACCCCACCCATTGGATTGACGTCGCTCGTGATCGCCTCTGTCACGGTAGTCTGGTGGATGCCGGATCAGGCTCATTCCGCAGAGACGCCTGCGACAGTCACGACCGAGACGGTTGATTTCAACCGTGATGTTCGACCGATTTTGAACGAGCACTGTGTGGCCTGTCACGGCGGCGTCAAACAAGCCGGTGACGTCAGCTTTGTCTACGAAGAAAGCGTCTCCTGGGTGGTCGAACCCGGCGACAGCGAATCCTCGGCGATGATCGAGCGTGTCCTGCTTGACGACGATGATGACTCTCGAATGCCGCCTCCGGAGCATGGTCGCGGGCTCAACGAACAAGAGATCGCGACGCTACGTGCTTGGATCGACGCGGGCGCAAAATGGGGCAAGCATTGGTCATTCGAAGAGCTTATTCGCCAACGGTTGCCGAAACTCGACGCGGACGAATTCAGTCGTGTTCGTCTGGACCGATTCGTACTCGAGAAGATGCGCGATGCAGATCTTTCGCCCAATCCAGAAGCCGACCCGGTTCGTTGGCTGCGACGGGTGTCGTTGGAACTGACGGGGTTGCCTCCGACACCAGAAGAGGCCGACGCGTTTCAGATCCGTGTCGACCAGAACGGGGATCGGGCGTACGCCGAAGCGGTCGATCGCCTGTTGTCCTCTCCGGGCTATGGCCAACGCTGGGCAAGTATCTGGCTGGACATCATTCGTTACGCCGATTCCAGGGGACTGGGCCTCGATAGTCGCCGAAACATTTGGCAGTATCGCGACTGGGTGATCCGGGCGTTCAATTCAGACGTGCCCTACGACGTCTTCACGATTCAGCAACTCGCGGGCGACTTATTGGACGAACCTTCGCTCGATGACCTGCTCGCGACGGCCTGTCACCGAACGACGCAAACAAACGAAGAAGGCGGAACCGATGACGAAACGTTCCGAACCGAAGCGGTCATGGACCGTGTCAGCACCACGTGGCAGACGTGGATGGGATTGTCGTTTGGCTGCGTTCAATGCCATTCGCATCCCTATGATCCAATCGAACACGACGAGTACTACAAGTTCCTCGCGTTCTTTAACAACACCGTCGATAGCGATCTCGGTAGCGACGCACCGACGTATGCCTTTCCGAACGATATCGACGACTTTGACCGGGCGATGAAACTGGATCGTCAAATCGAAGCGGTTAACAACGAAATTTGGCACGAATCTGAGAAGGCGCTTTCCAAAGCCGGCCAATGGCAATCGTGGAGCGTCGAGTCTTCGACAACGAACAACTCGACCAAAGTCGAAAACAAGACGATCGACGGGCATGACGGTTACGCCACCGTAGGCACGGTCGCTCGGAGCACCAAAGTAACGCTGACCGGTCAGTCGCCGGCGAATCAAACGATCACCGCGATCCAGTTCACCGGTCTGCCCAAGAACGTCGAGCGTGCCAAGGCACATTCCGAATGGGGATACCTGATCAGCCACTTTGAAGTCAATGTGCTCGGCGATGGCGACGAGAAACAGTCAATCAAGATCGCCCAAGTAGTCTCCGACGAACCCAATCCGATCATTAGTCCTAATGACAGTCTAAACCCAAAGACACGTAACGGTGCCGGCCCATATTCACGGATCCACTACCCTCGAAGCACGACCTTTGTTCTCGCGGAACCGTTGCAGATCGATGAGGGAAAAAAACTCGAGATTCATCTTTCGTTTAACGGAGTCGAAACGGGCGCGTTTCCGCTTGTTGCCCATCGTGGTTATGTGAGGCTAAGCGGCGACGAAGTTTGGCGAGGTTGGCTTGAGCGAACCGATCAGTTGCGTGGCGAAGCGTCGGAGCTTCGCGGTCAGCGTCGGCGCATCCGATCGACCAACACCCCAGTCATGGCGGAGCGTTCGAACCAGTGGGCGCGGCCTTCGTTTATTTTTGATCGTGGCAACCAATTGACCAAGACCGACGAGGTCACTCCGGCAACGCCGGCGTTCTTGCCCGAGCTTGGTAACGATGAACCGAGTCGATTGGACTTGGCGAGATGGGTTGTGGACCAGAAGAATCCGCTGACCGCGCGCGTTGCGGTCAACCGGATTTGGTCACGCGTCTTTGGGATGGGCCTAGTGATAACCGAAGAAGATTTTGGCATCGCCGGTGAACGCCCCTCGCATCCCGAGTTGCTTGACGACCTCGCTTACCGTTTTCAAACGGAAATGAATTGGAGCGTGAAGCGACTGCTGCGGGAAATCTTGACCAGTGCAACGTACCGCCAATCCTCCGCAGCTAGCGAAGAAAAGCTTGCCGCAGATGTTTCCAATCAATGGCTCGCACGCGGACCGCGAACTCGATTGCCCGCCGAAACGATTCGCGATCAAGCGTTGGCGATTTCGGGGTTGCTGAGCCAAACCATGTACGGGCCACCGGTGCACCCGCCGATCCCAAATGGGATCTGGAATCCGTTCAATGCCGGGGACAAATGGCGAACGCCGGAGCAATCAGACCCGAATCGTTATCGTCGAACCGTGTATACCTACATCAAACGAACGATTCCGTATCCGATCATGGCCTCGTTTGACGCCCCGTCGCGCGAGTTCTGTACCGTCCGTCGTGTTGCTTCAAACACACCCACGCAAGCACTGATGACATTAAACGACGCCACCTTCGTCGAAGCATCGGCCGCCCTGGCCGAGCGAATGCGTCGACACGAGGGGGCGTTGGCCGAACAAATTCGACATGGCTTCCGATTGGCCACCTGCAGGGAACCTTCGGCCGAAGAACTCGAAGCGTTGACAACACTCAGCCACGAGATCGCTTCGGAGAAAGACCCACAAGCCCTTCAGTCGGTCGCCACCGTCTTACTGAATATGGACGAGGTACTTTGTAAATGA
- a CDS encoding heme-dependent oxidative N-demethylase subunit alpha family protein has translation MIELFPLQRSEFQHQFGISAMPAHVPIFRTIDCHGDKVLLKRELLSGAHRDHYLVQSPSDRPGFQTDTDHRSFDDPPNRRLNRFVTWAIERSEHLSEDSRSPHGDIEPFDAYPPLEWLYRQTQEDIVFLSPEPPFVVTGGCVCFPSGWSLPNKVGQPLLEVHDGVPGFAEQLWKKTSGLMSRLKIDRSVWRSNWGIRPSPDLDQSLRRTASVQSQRDQINEGNAMRHCYFRVEFQTLTKLDEIGIVFTIRTTQCPLASLTTEQLTCLLNNLRSCPEATLRYKGIAPMLDAICTGIERQLNASPR, from the coding sequence ATGATCGAACTGTTTCCACTGCAACGCTCGGAGTTTCAGCACCAGTTCGGGATCTCGGCGATGCCGGCGCATGTCCCGATCTTTCGAACGATCGACTGCCATGGCGACAAAGTTTTGCTTAAGCGTGAACTACTGTCCGGCGCTCATCGAGATCACTATCTGGTGCAATCGCCAAGTGATCGACCGGGATTCCAAACCGATACCGATCACCGAAGCTTCGATGATCCCCCGAATCGACGCCTGAACAGATTTGTAACCTGGGCGATCGAACGCAGCGAACACCTGTCTGAGGACTCGCGCTCGCCCCACGGCGATATCGAACCGTTTGATGCATACCCGCCACTCGAATGGCTTTATCGGCAAACACAAGAAGACATTGTGTTCTTATCGCCCGAACCGCCATTTGTCGTGACCGGGGGATGCGTTTGCTTCCCCAGCGGATGGTCGTTGCCGAACAAGGTCGGACAACCATTGCTGGAGGTCCATGACGGTGTCCCCGGGTTCGCCGAACAGCTTTGGAAGAAGACGTCGGGTTTAATGTCGAGATTAAAGATCGATCGAAGTGTTTGGCGGAGCAATTGGGGTATCCGCCCTTCGCCCGATCTCGATCAATCGCTGCGGAGGACAGCGTCGGTTCAAAGCCAGCGAGATCAAATCAACGAAGGCAATGCGATGCGGCATTGCTACTTTCGCGTCGAGTTTCAAACGCTCACCAAGCTTGACGAGATCGGGATCGTGTTCACGATTCGTACGACACAATGCCCATTGGCATCACTGACAACCGAGCAGCTGACGTGTCTGCTGAACAACCTGCGGTCCTGTCCCGAAGCAACGTTGCGTTACAAGGGGATCGCCCCGATGCTGGACGCGATTTGTACCGGCATCGAACGACAGCTCAACGCGTCGCCACGCTAA